One part of the Vitis riparia cultivar Riparia Gloire de Montpellier isolate 1030 chromosome 6, EGFV_Vit.rip_1.0, whole genome shotgun sequence genome encodes these proteins:
- the LOC117916597 gene encoding uncharacterized protein LOC117916597: MALSLSSIFGVAGSKPLNKSILERQTRVKCEFGEKSSPKTSELEIGSPIIVIEAPKVLKTAASVPCLRANAGLVKPGDVGRVVSRKPKDVWAVRLSIGTYLIDAKYFKPLKLD; this comes from the exons ATGGCCTTATCTCTATCCTCCATATTCGGTGTAGCAGGGTCAAAGCCTCTTAACAAGTCAATCTTAGAGCGGCAGACGAGAGTTAAGTGCGAATTTGGGGAGAAATCCTCACCAAAaacttcagaattggagatAGGGTCACCCATTATCGTGATCGAGGCCCCCAAAGTGTTGAAGACTGCGGCTTCGGTCCCTTGCCTCAGGGCTAATGCCGGTCTGGTCAAGCCCGGAGACGTCGGGAG AGTCGTGTCCAGAAAGCCTAAGGATGTATGGGCGGTTAGGCTGAGCATTGGCACCTATCTCATCGATGCTAAATATTTCAAGCCCTTGAAGCTTGATTAA
- the LOC117915673 gene encoding uncharacterized mitochondrial protein AtMg00810-like — translation MSLPPGFEKSFGVGKVCKLKKSLHGLKQLPRAWFERFGKVIKHYGYTQSQADHTIFYKHSNEGKVAILIVYVDDIVLTGDYCNELEKLKGKLAEEFEIKDLGALKYFLGMEFARSKEGIFVNQWKYVLDLLDETGMLGCKLVETPIEPNVKLQPTKAKNVKDRDLYQRLVGRLIYLSHTRPDIAFSVSMVSQFMHAPGLEHFEVVYRILRYLKWTLGRGLLFKSQGHLQIETYTDADWVGSIVDRRSTFGYCSFVDGNLVTWRSKKQNVVARNSAEAEFRALAHGICEIMWIRRLLEELKMTGSSPMKLYCDNKAAILVAHNSVLHDCTKHVEMDKHFIKEKIDNRLVCMTYIPTEEQVADVFTKGLHKRQFDFLVGNLAMEDIFKPT, via the coding sequence ATGAGTCTTCCACCAggttttgaaaaaagttttggaGTTGGGaaagtgtgcaaattgaagaagtccttACACGGACTTAAGCAGTTGcctagagcttggtttgagCGCTTTGGCAAAGTAATAAAGCATTATGGATATACTCAAAGTCAAGCTGATCACACGATATTCTACAAACATTCAAATGAAGGTAAAGTAGCCATCTTAATTGTGTATGTTGACGATATTGTGTTAACTGGGGATTATTGCAATGAACTAGAGAAGCTGAAGGGGAAACTTGCTGaggaatttgagattaaggaCCTGGGGGcattaaaatactttcttgggatggaGTTTGCTAGGTCCAAAGAAGGTATCTTTGTAAATCAATGGAAGTatgttcttgatcttcttgatgaGACAGGTATGTTAGGATGTAAGCTTGTTGAAACACCTATAGAGCCGAATGTAAAACTGCAGCCTACAAAAGCCAAGAATGTGAAGGACCGGGATCTTTATCAGAGACTTGTTGGGAGATTGATTTACCTATCCCATACACGCCCTGACATAGCATTCTCAGTGAGTATGGTTAGTCAGTTTATGCATGCGCCTGGACTAGAgcattttgaagttgtttaCAGGATTCTAAGGTATCTAAAGTGGACACTGGGTAGAGGTCTTCTGTTCAAGTCACAAGGACACCTACAAATTGAAACCTACACCGATGCAGACTGGGTTGGAAGCATAGTGGATCGAAGGTCCACCTTTGGGTACTGTTCATTTGTAGATGGCAACTTGGTTACGTGGCGAAGTAAAAAACAGAACGTGGTTGCTAGAAATAGTGCTGAGGCTGAGTTTAGAGCTTTAGCTCATGGTATTTGTGAGATTATGTGGATAAGAAGATTACTGGAAGAGTTAAAGATGACAGGTTCATCTCCTATGAAGttgtattgtgacaacaaggcagCAATTTTAGTAGCTCACAATTCGGTTCTCCATGACTGCACCAAACATGTGGAAATGGACAAGcatttcattaaagagaagATAGACAACAGATTGGTTTGTATGACCTATATCCCTACTGAGGAACAAGTGGCTGATGTCTTCACCAAAGGACTACACAAGAGGCAATTCGATTTTTTAGTTGGCAACCTGGCTATGGAAGATATCTTTAagccaacttga